From Bradyrhizobium sp. 4:
CCCACCGGCCACATGAACATCGGCCAAGTGTCGCCGACGCGGAGGGTCAGGGATTTCGCGAGGAAATAGAGAAACGGCACCAGGACCGCGGTCGACAACAAAATCGCGATCGGCTCGCGCGTGCGATTGCCGCGCCACGCCGTCATCACCACCCCCGTCAGCACCACCGGCAGCATGACGAAGCCGACCAGTCCGAATTGCAGGCCGATGTAGTCGCCGAAGGTGCGGAGCGAGATGCCGTAGCTGGTGGTGGCGCGCACGCCTTGGAAGCGGATCGCGGCCCAGTCGTGTTGCACGTTCCAGATCAGGACGGGCGAGAACACGGCGATTGCGGTCAGGATCGCGAGATACGGATAGGGGCTGCGCAGCCAGCGCCAGCGCCAATCCGGCACCAGCAGAAAGGCGGCAACCGCCGGCGCGATCATGATCACGGTGAATTTGGACAGCATCGCCAATCCGGCGAACAAGCCGGCCGCGAGCCACCAGCGGCCGTCGCCGCCCAGCGCAAGCCGCACCAGGCACCACATCATCGCCACCGCAAACGGGATCATGGCGACATCGGGCGCGACCTTGGCCATCAGCAGGCCGTAATAGAGCGCGGCCTCCGGCATCAGCACCGCGAGCACGACGGCGCGCACATCATGGGTGAGGCGGCGGACGATATCGGCGAGCAGGAGCTGCGTCACCAGCATCGCGACGATGCCGCCGAAGCGCACACCGAGCGGGGTGTCGCCGAAGATCGCAGTGCCGAACCGGATCAGCCAGGCGATGCCGGGGGGATGATCCAGGAAGCTGAGCGCCGTCTCCTGCGACCAGGTCCAGTAATAGGCCTCATCCGTACGCAGCTCGATTGCGGAGGCGTACACGATGCGCAGCAGCGTCATCGCAGCAATGATGGCCGCGGCCATGACGAGCGGCCGGCGCGCCGCGCCTACGGGGGGCATCGTGATGTCGGGAGCTGTCGTCACGGCGGCGCTTTTCGCCAACCTGGGAGGGGGAGTCAATGTTGGGGACGGATCGACCTATTCCGCTGTCGCGGTCCCAGCCCCGACGAGGAGACTGTGGGGTGGGCAAAGCGAAGCGTGCCCACCACAAGTGCCGATTGGTGGGCACGGCGCCAAGACGCCTTCGCCCGCCCTAGATTTCGTCACCCTGCCGCGGATGTGATCCCGCAAGCTATCCACCCCCGGAATTAAACGCGACGCTGGCTGTTCTCCTTCATGAACTGATACAACAGAATCATGGCCGCAACCGCATCCTCACGATTTTCCGAGCTTTCCCGCGCCATCAGCGTGCGCCAGGTGCGGCTGGTCTGCGGCGTCATCCTGTTCGCCTATGTGGTCAGCCATTTCCTCAACCATGCGCTCGGCAACATCTCGGTCGATGCCATGGAGATCGGGGTCTACTACCACACGCTGTTCTGGCAGTTCCTGCCGGTTGCGGTCGTGTTCTACACAGCGGCGCTCACGCATATGGGGCTCGGCATCTATGCACTGTATCAGCGCCGGCAGTTCCGCTGGCGGACGGTCGAGCCGCTGCAGCTCGTGCTGGGCTTGAGCATCCCCGCGCTGGTCATGGGGCATGTGATCGGCGTGCGGCTCGGCCAGACGCTGTACGGGCACCAAAAGCTCTATCCGCAGGAACTCTATCTGTTCTTCGTCGCGTCGAACCGTATCTGGACCATGACGATCCTGCTTCTCATTGCCTGGGTGCACGGCTGCATCGGCATCTATTTCTGGCTTCGTCTCAAACCGTTCTTCACGCGCGCGGCGCCCTATCTGCTCGCGGCGGCCGTGCTGATCCCGACGCTGTCGCTGCTGGGTGTCTACCAGGGTGGCCGCAGCGTCGAGGTCGAGGCCGACGACGGGGAATGGCGGACGCATAATCTCACGCGCCGCCAGGTCGGCACGGCTGCCGAGGCCACGACGCTCGACCGCATAACCGGCGGCCTCACCGCCGGTTATCTCGGATTGCTCGCCTTGGCGCTTGCCGCACGCGGCGTGCGGGCCTTGCGCGAACGACGTGGTGGCATGATCGCGCTGTCCTACGGCAACGGCAAGACGGTGCGGGTGCCAAAAGGCCTTTCCGTGCTGGAAGCGAGCCTGCGCCACAATGTGCCGCATGCCAGCGTCTGTGGCGGCCGCGCCCGCTGCTCGACCTGTCGCATCCGCATCATCGGCGATCATGACGCCCTGCCCGAGCCGTCGCAGCGCGAGGCGTTCGTGCTCACCCGCGTCGGCACCAGCGATCCCTCGATCAGGCTGGCCTGCCAGCTGCGGCCGACATCGGATCTCTCCTTCTTCCAGCTCTTCACCGCGCATACCCTGACGGCGAGCACACAGGCCTCGACGCCCGCCAGAATCGGCCAGGAGCGCTATCTCGTCAGCCTGTTCGTAGACATGCGCGGCTCGACGCAGCTGGCCGAGAAGCGGCTGCCGTTCGACACCGTGTTCATCGTCAACCGCTTCCTCGGCGCCGTCTCGCAGGCCGTGATCGAGAATGGCGGCCAGCCGAACCAGTTCGTCGGCGACGGCATGCTGGCGCTGTTCGGACTGAGCGCCGATCCGCAAGAGGCCTGCCGGCAGGCGCTGAAGGCCGCCGCTGGCATCGCCAGGCAAATCGACGATCTGAACGAGCTCCTGAGCCACGATCTGCGTCAGCCGATCCGGTTCGGCATCGGCATCCATGGCGGCGAGGTCATCATCGGCGACATCGGCTATCGCGATCACATCGTGTTCACGGCGCTGGGCGATGCCGTCAACGTCGCGGCCCGCCTCCAGGACATGACCAAGACACTGGCCTGCGAAGCGATCGTCTCGGAGGAAGTCCGCCGCACCGCGGGCCTTGCCGACGATGCGCTGCCGCAGCAGGAGGTCGCGATCCGCGGCCGCGACGAACCGATGGCCGTGCGCGTCGTCGCGGACGCGAGGGAGCTGTCGGCACTCGTCGACCACGGCGAACGCGTCGCGGCGTAACACCGGCTTGCTGCAACGCAACGACATGGGCCTGCTGCGAAAGCACGAATTGACTTCAACTGAGTCGTTGCGACACATGAGTGCGAGATCGCGGTGATGACCGTGATCCACCGAAAAGCTCCGGGAGGAGACCACATGTTCGATCGACGCGACCTGCTCAAAGGAGCGGGCCTTGCCGCTGTTGCGACTGCACTGAACTCGACCAAAGCGCTGGCACTCGACACCGTCGCCCTGCCCTTCGCCAATGGCGAACGACCTTTGGTGAAATATCCGCAGAAGCGGCCGATGATCGGCCTGACCAGCCGCCCGCCGCAGCTCGAGACGCCGTTCGCGGTCTTCAAC
This genomic window contains:
- a CDS encoding adenylate/guanylate cyclase domain-containing protein; this translates as MAATASSRFSELSRAISVRQVRLVCGVILFAYVVSHFLNHALGNISVDAMEIGVYYHTLFWQFLPVAVVFYTAALTHMGLGIYALYQRRQFRWRTVEPLQLVLGLSIPALVMGHVIGVRLGQTLYGHQKLYPQELYLFFVASNRIWTMTILLLIAWVHGCIGIYFWLRLKPFFTRAAPYLLAAAVLIPTLSLLGVYQGGRSVEVEADDGEWRTHNLTRRQVGTAAEATTLDRITGGLTAGYLGLLALALAARGVRALRERRGGMIALSYGNGKTVRVPKGLSVLEASLRHNVPHASVCGGRARCSTCRIRIIGDHDALPEPSQREAFVLTRVGTSDPSIRLACQLRPTSDLSFFQLFTAHTLTASTQASTPARIGQERYLVSLFVDMRGSTQLAEKRLPFDTVFIVNRFLGAVSQAVIENGGQPNQFVGDGMLALFGLSADPQEACRQALKAAAGIARQIDDLNELLSHDLRQPIRFGIGIHGGEVIIGDIGYRDHIVFTALGDAVNVAARLQDMTKTLACEAIVSEEVRRTAGLADDALPQQEVAIRGRDEPMAVRVVADARELSALVDHGERVAA
- a CDS encoding glycosyltransferase family 39 protein; the encoded protein is MPPVGAARRPLVMAAAIIAAMTLLRIVYASAIELRTDEAYYWTWSQETALSFLDHPPGIAWLIRFGTAIFGDTPLGVRFGGIVAMLVTQLLLADIVRRLTHDVRAVVLAVLMPEAALYYGLLMAKVAPDVAMIPFAVAMMWCLVRLALGGDGRWWLAAGLFAGLAMLSKFTVIMIAPAVAAFLLVPDWRWRWLRSPYPYLAILTAIAVFSPVLIWNVQHDWAAIRFQGVRATTSYGISLRTFGDYIGLQFGLVGFVMLPVVLTGVVMTAWRGNRTREPIAILLSTAVLVPFLYFLAKSLTLRVGDTWPMFMWPVGFAAAAVNLTMLSGEGRSARMVRASLFWANTAVVSGIAFVLIVFLYYVAAPWNLLGKIDPIGAESGYEQVAARAQAALDETGATWIATTDYRTYAMMRWLFRGRVPVIELNERGRFQDFRDPGMDRIKGHAGIYVGREPDNRSSLWENIPAKRESLGQIERRWRGLVMDNYVLEKLSGWTPELSPPTNSPLFQWRVLAFVSPQAWDGKQNATPPLPSSAADPWRDPTASAAAVPRTAAAG